A region of the Gopherus flavomarginatus isolate rGopFla2 chromosome 3, rGopFla2.mat.asm, whole genome shotgun sequence genome:
CGCCTTCGCCCCTAAGCTCGGCCGGAGCCTGGCGAGCCCGGACCCGCACCACGGCCCCGGGTAGGGGGGGATCTGCCGTGCCCGCGCTGCGCCCTGGGGGGGGTCAGTATATGGGGGGGCGGGACCCGGGGGGGTCACTGACTGGCGGGATCacttgggggctgcaggggggaaggacccggggggtcactggggggctgcaggggggcgggACCCTGGGGGGTCACTGGCTGGGGGAGTGTctctggctgggggggggtccccagggggtggctggggggcggGACCCAGAGGatcactggctggggggggggtcactgggagggctgcaggggggcgggACTCGGGGGGGGTCACTGGCTGGGGGGGGTTACTGTGAGGGCTGAAAGGAGGCGGGACCCGGGGGGGTCACTGCTTGGGGGGAGTTCCGAGGGGTTTGCAGGGGGGCGGGACCCTGGGGGGTCACTGGCTGGGGAGGGTcactgggggggctgcagggtggcGGGACTCGGGGGGGGGTcactggctggggggaggtccggggggtgctgcaggggggcGGGACTCGGGGGGGGTcactggctggggggaggtccggggggtgctgcaggggggcGGGACTCGGGGGGGGTcactggctggggggaggtccggggggtgctgcaggggggcGGGACCCGGCCCGTCCTGCGATTGGtgccggcccggcccagcccccccgGCGCTGTGTGCGGGGGTTGCCATGGCAACAGGACGCGGAGCCCAGCTGAGCGGAGAGGGAGCGGGAAGCCCgcagcaggaaggggaggggcaggggagcagagtgggtgggaagggggcggggcagggggagcagagtgggtgggaagggggggggcaggggagtagagtggggtgggaaggggacgggaggggggaggggcagggggagcagagtgaggggggaggggcaggggagcagagtgggtgggaaggggatgggagggggagggggagctgagtgggtgggaagggggcaggagggggagcccagccccatgggaaaggcaggggacagcccccccccccagctgtgcccagcACCTACGTCCAGCTCCCCTTTGCTCTGTCTCACATGGGTCCCACCCCGGGCGCTCAGCCCTGGCCTGTCGCGACTGCCTCCTGCACGGCTGTAGCTGCCCCAAGCCCCCCGGGGAGGGACGCTGGGGGGAGCCATCTGAGGGCGGGTGGTGCTTGGCACGGCTCCTGGTGCTGCTCCCCGTGCTCCCCCTAGTGCCAGGGCAGCAGCGCCAGGGCGAGTCGCTCTCTGCAGCGGGGCACTGGGCCCGGCTACCTGGGAATTTGTTCAGCGGCTCTGGGATGCTGGGGTCGGAGGTTCGCTCTGGGCCCTGCCCGCTGGGCGCTggccctgcctgagccctgctgcccctgcgCTGTTTGCAGCTACGCCGGTTCCTGCCCTCGGTACCAGtgcagcctggggcagagctgcgGGCAGCTCCAGAGCAGCCCCGAGGTCGCCGGCTCCAGCCAGCCGGTGCTGCAGCCTGCCCCTTGGCCCCGCGCTGGTGCCCCGCCTGTGGAGCCggcagaggagctgctggggaCGAGGCCGgtctgctggggggcaggagctcgCCCACTGGGATGCTGCGTGATCCCGGGCTACACAGGTGGGAGACgcggcagctggggtggggggcagggagctctgtacagggggtggggggcagggagctctgcTGGCCACTCCTCCTGCCTCTCCCAGGGAATCCATCCATGCCACGACTCCGCCCCACTCCACTGCGCACCAGGGATCCCCCCAATGGCAGTCAGGCCTTCTCTTGGGGAGCTAATGTGGAGCATGACCCAGCCGGCTCTGTCCAAGGGCCTCTGCTCACACCTGCACCCTGCCTGGCCAGGGCCATGGGAGGGATCGTGCAGGATCAACCCGGGCCAGCCAGCTAGCCTGAGGGGGTCTGAGAGCCCTTGGCTAGGGGCCCACTGTTGGCATGGGGGAGCTGCACGCAGCCCCCTCTGGTGCGTCTCTCCCTGTGCCCCGGGCTGGGCtctgccagcaggaggcgccgttcAGCAAAGAGAGGCCCGGCCGCTGCAGGGAGGCCCCCACATGCTACGCTGCCAGTGTGGTGCCACTAATGGGGCAAAGAAAATGCCCTGTGCCAGACCGATGCCACCACTCCAGAGCCACGCCCTGGCAGTGCCCATCTGGCAGCGTTAGCCAGGCACCATCAGCCTTTCCCCTGGTTATTGTGaaaagaaggtgggggcctgccattcctccccccccccaaggccTGGATTGCATTAAGAGAATTGCATCGTAGGCACCGACACCCTGAAAATCTCTGGTACCCCGGGGGATCCCCCCTTCGGAGCACCCGCTTTGTAGATTCCAGCTCGGTCTTTGTGCCTTTCCCTCGGGTTCCTCTCAGTGCCCAGCATGACGCCCCTGGGCTCTGCGAGGCTGGGCCTGGGGACCACCCCTCCAGCTGGCATCACTCCCTTGGTGGCCCTCaggcctccccccacccactccctatgccccctcccccagcccatgcAGCAGGGCTCGAGGGCTACTAACCTGCCTCTCTCACTTGCTCCTCCGGGCACTGGGGCTGCCCCGCTCCCAGGATTCATTCCCAGGGCCCAGAACCTCTTCGCCAAGACCTACTCCGAGATCTGCAAGGAGGCCAGGAGTGACTTTGCCAGGCAGCAGCtgagagctgcaggcagggagcaggagctgcagaacgCAGGGCGGCTGCCCCAGGGCACCAAGGGCAACGTAAGTCAACAGAGCAACCGGGCATCTCGCTGCTTCCCCCCTGGAGCCTGCCCCGGCCCCTGCTCCTGGGGGCCACAGCACATCACCTGCCAGGCCGGGAACCGCCCCTTGCCCCCAGGGCACACACAGCATGTCAGCAGCCAGGCCGGGAACTGTCCTCTGTCCCTAGGGCACACACAGCACGTCACCTGCCAGGCCGGgaaccaccccctgcccccaggggccacagcacGTCACCTGCCAGGCCGGGAACCACCCCCTGCCCTCAGGGGCCACAGCATGTCACCTGCCAGGCGGGGaattgccccctgcccccaggggccacagcacGTCAGCAGCCAGGCTGGGAACTGCCCTCTGCCCCCTGGGCACACATAGCACGTCACCTCCCAGGCCGGGAAccaccccctacccccaggggccacagcacGTCACCTGCCAGGCGGGGaattgccccctgcccccaggggccacagcacGTCACCTGCCAGGCTGGGAACTGCCCTCTGCCCGCAGGGGCCACAGCATGTCAGCAGCCAGGCTGGGAACTGCCCTCTGCCCCCTGGGCACACATAGCACGTCACCTGCCAGGTCGGGAACTACCCTCTGCCCCCAGGGCACACACAGCACGTCAGCTGCCAGGCTAGGAACTCACCCTGTCCCCTGGGCACACACAGCATGTCAGCAGCCAGGCCGGGAACTGCCCCCTGGCCCCAGGGGCCACAGCATTTCAGCTGCCAGGCCAGGAGCTCCCCCTGGGCACACACAGCATGTCAGCAGCCAGGCCGGGAActgcccccaggggccacagtaCATCACCAACCAGTGCCCTCTGCCCCCTGGGCACACACAGCATGTCACCTGCCAGGCTGGgaaccaccccctgcccccaggggccacagcacATCAGCAGCCAGGCCAGGAACTCCCCCTGCCCTCTGGGCACACATAGCATGTCAGCAGCCGGGCcaggaaccactccctgcccccaggggccaTAGCACGTCACCTGCCAGGCCAGGAactgtccccttcccccaggggccacagcacGTCGCCTGCCAGGTCGGGAACTACCCTCTGCCTTCTGCCCCCAGGGCGCACACAGCACGTCACCTGCCAGGTCGGGaactaccccctgccccaggggccacAGCACGTCACCTGCCAGGTCGGGaactaccccctgccccagggcacacACTGCACGTCAGCTGCCAGGCTGGgaactgccccctgccccccagggtgcACACAGCACGTCAGCTGCCAGGCCAGGCACTGCCCACACACAGCATGTCAGCACCATGCCAGCAGCACGCTAGGGGATGCATGTGCCCGCTCTGCCTGCTCCCATGTCCCCAGAGTCTGAGAATGCAGGTGTGGGGGGCACTGAGCTGGGAGCAGCCTGGCCGCTGGGGAGTGGGACTGCGCAGGCAGCTGGGCCGGCATCAATCCTGCAGCGCCAGCCGGCTGCCTCGAGGCGCCGCACAGGCTAGTGGCGctcagcgctctgaggggcgaaTCCCTCCAGGTCCGTTACTGatcggctctgcccccttcccccttcctcacccacagacacgctgggctgctctgctgggAGCGAGTCTCTGCATGCACAGGCCCAGCCCATGGACCCCCTGCTCCTACCCACGGACAGCCCCGGACAGGCCCACCCCACGGCACCACGCACCCCTCTGCATGGACCCCACGGACCCCCTGCTCCTACCCCGCGGACAGCCCCGGACAGGCCCACCCCACGGCACCACGCACCCCTCTGCACGGACCCCACGGACCCCCTGCTCCTACCCCACGGACAGCCCCGGACAGGCCCACCCCACGGCACCACGCACCCCTCTGCATGGACCCCACGGACCCCCTGCTCCTACCCCACGGACAGGCCCATCCCACGGCACCACGCACCCCTCTGCACGGACCCCACGGACCCCCTGCTCCTACCCCATGGACAGCCCCGGACAGGCCCACCCCACGGCACCACGCACCCCTCTGCATGGACCCCACAGACCCCCTGCTCCTACCCCACGGACAGCCCCGGACAGGCCCATCCCCACGGCGCCACGCACCCCTCTGCATGGACCCCACGGACCCCCTGCTCCTACCCCATGGACAGCCCCGGACAGGCCCACCCCACGGCACCACGCACCCCTCTGCATGGACCCCACGGACCCCCTGCTCCTACCCCACGGACAGCCCCGGACAGGCCCACCCCACGGCACCACGCACCCCTCTGCATGGACCCCACGGACCCCCTGCTCCTACCCCACGGCGCCACACACCCCTCTGCATAGACCCCACAGACCCCCTGCTCCTACCCCACGGACAGCCCCACCCCACGGCACCACGCACCCCTCTGCATGGACCCCACAGACCCCCTGCTCCTACCCCACGGACAGCCACGGACAGGCCCACCCCACGGCACCACGCACCCCTCTGCATGGACCCCACGGACCCCCTGCTCCTACCCCACGGACAGCCCCACCCCACGGCACCACGCACCCCTCTGCATGGACCCCACGGACTCCCTGCTCCTACCCCACGGACAGCCACGGACAGGCCCACCCCACGGCACCATGCACCCCTCTGCATGGACCCCACGGACCCCCTGCTCCTACCCCACGGACAGCCCCGGACAGGACCACCCCACGGCACCACGCACCCCTCTGCACGGACCCCACGGACAGCCTCGGACAGGCCCACCCCACGGCGCCACGCACCCCTCTGCATGGACCACACGGACCCCCTGCTCCTACCCCACGGACAGCCCTGGACaggcccaccccacagccccacagacccctctgcatgaacataagaacataagaacagtcgtactgggtcagaccaaaggtccatccagcccagtatctgtctaccgacagtggccaatgccaggtgccccagagggagtgaacctaacaggcaatgatcaagtgatctctctcctgccatctgtctccaccctctgacaaacagagactagggacaccattccttacccatcctggctaatagccattaatggacttagccaccatgaatttatccagttcccttttaaacgctgttatagtcctggccttcacaacctcctcaggcaaggagttccacaagttaactgtgcactgcgtgaagaacaacttccttttattcgttttaaacctgctgcccattaattccatttggtgacccctagttcttgtattatgggaataagtaaataacttttccttattcactttctccacatcactcatgattttatagacctctatcatatccccccttagtctcctcttttccaagctgaagagtcctagcctctttaatctttccttgtatgggaccctctccaaacccctaatcattttagttgcccttttctgaaccttttctagtgctagaatatcttttttgaggtgaggagaccacatctgtacacagtattcgagatgtgggcgtaccatggatttatataagggcaataatatattctcatggaCCTCAcagacccccttccccccacacacaacaaCCCCACGCACAGCCCCGGATAGGCCCACCCCATGGTGCCACACACCCCTCCGCATGAACCCCACAGACCCTCTGCTCCTACCCCACAGACAGCCCTGGACagacccaccccacagcccccctgcaccAGCCTCTCACACCTCCCTGCATCAACCCCACGCACAGCCCCGAACAGGGCAATAggaccagccctgactgccaggggagagcgcccccttcTGAGCCCCCCACGCTACTCCCTGCAGCGTCTGGGGTTTCCTTGGAtgtctgggtggccctggtgagCTCTGCCCCGATGCGTTCGGCTCACGTAGCGGCTCCTGTTCTTACACCGGTGTCTGCTCCAGCCTGGGGTGGCTGGTTCCTCTCACAGCATTGCCATGTGGCATGTGCCCAGCCTACTCAGCTTGGGC
Encoded here:
- the FAM166B gene encoding protein FAM166B → MAAAFAPKLGRSLASPDPHHGPGYAGSCPRYQCSLGQSCGQLQSSPEVAGSSQPVLQPAPWPRAGAPPVEPAEELLGTRPVCWGAGARPLGCCVIPGYTGFIPRAQNLFAKTYSEICKEARSDFARQQLRAAGREQELQNAGRLPQGTKGNLLTTKCRTPVPAGSAVAASYVSPFAFQPQGSPYSMEDNNPHKCFISGFTGFVPRARFLIGAGYPLTTHRALVEFGQARGRRPEGGKGSPVLPPLKSYPTDMGLLPHYAGYVPGYKFQFGHTYGQLTHNALGLSTLEKQLAD